In Candidatus Blochmannia vicinus, one DNA window encodes the following:
- a CDS encoding SurA N-terminal domain-containing protein yields MKFLKTLILVFIINTSTVFGEIKTTDKIVALVNHHIILDSDVRNSMYMIREHISNIDKNEAQYVVYYQQILNQLITDKLIFQVATQQEIKNNYTQLNQSIYRIANLYDMTLDQFRTYLYNIGLNYEKYCTQQYQDMLKISICDRIIYNRANILTNEINQIVNKSKIIDVNKQFKLKHITFSLPIQPTQNQINTIECFAKFLIKKKELNKNYNIKKLIRLYSTKDIIQIIKIQETEWVSWKDIPIIFDQHLQTIEKGDLIGPILSHDGIHIAEVQDIRYKQLIFPITKIKAKIFGVKDSCKNVDIIKQLLQIKELVEKNNTTFDIITKEKLKNICFDNYEENIIYKDLDDFEPSIRKTLITLKNNEISMPMHIYDGWYLIQLIDFSILDYITIIHERAYLYLLSKKFNEIMRSWIQELRSISYIKILN; encoded by the coding sequence ATGAAATTTTTGAAAACATTAATTTTAGTATTTATAATAAACACAAGCACTGTTTTTGGAGAAATAAAAACAACAGACAAAATTGTAGCATTAGTAAATCATCATATTATATTAGATAGTGATGTTCGAAACAGTATGTATATGATTCGAGAGCACATTTCTAATATTGATAAAAATGAAGCGCAATATGTTGTATATTATCAGCAAATACTAAACCAATTAATTACAGATAAACTCATTTTTCAGGTTGCTACTCAACAAGAAATCAAAAATAACTATACTCAACTTAATCAGTCAATTTATCGCATTGCAAATCTATATGATATGACATTAGACCAGTTTCGTACATACCTGTATAATATTGGTTTAAATTATGAAAAATATTGTACACAACAATATCAAGATATGCTTAAAATCAGTATATGTGATCGTATCATTTATAATCGTGCTAATATACTTACTAATGAAATAAATCAAATTGTTAATAAATCAAAAATAATTGATGTTAATAAACAATTTAAGCTAAAACATATCACATTTTCATTACCGATACAACCAACTCAAAACCAAATAAACACAATAGAATGTTTTGCAAAATTTTTAATTAAAAAAAAAGAACTTAATAAGAATTATAATATTAAAAAATTAATACGTCTTTATTCTACTAAAGATATTATTCAAATAATTAAAATACAAGAAACAGAATGGGTTTCATGGAAGGATATACCAATTATTTTTGATCAACACTTACAAACAATAGAAAAGGGTGATCTTATTGGTCCTATTTTATCTCATGATGGAATACATATTGCAGAAGTACAAGATATACGTTATAAACAACTGATATTTCCTATTACTAAAATTAAAGCAAAAATATTTGGTGTAAAAGATTCATGTAAAAATGTAGACATAATAAAACAACTATTACAAATTAAAGAACTTGTTGAAAAAAACAATACTACATTTGACATAATTACTAAAGAAAAATTAAAAAATATATGTTTTGATAATTATGAAGAAAATATAATATATAAGGATTTGGATGATTTTGAACCATCCATACGAAAAACTTTAATTACTCTAAAAAATAATGAAATTAGTATGCCAATGCATATTTATGATGGATGGTATTTAATTCAATTAATAGATTTCTCCATATTAGATTACATTACAATAATACATGAACGTGCTTATTTATATTTATTAAGTAAAAAATTTAATGAAATTATGAGATCTTGGATTCAAGAATTACGATCTATATCATATATTAAAATCCTTAATTAA
- the leuD gene encoding 3-isopropylmalate dehydratase small subunit encodes MSQFIQHTGVVLPLDIADVDTDNIIPKQFLQTITRVNFGLYLFFNWRFLENTPKVLNPNFVLNKPCYKNASILLSQRNFGCGSSREHAVWALIDYGFRVIIAPSFADIFHKNSFNNRLLLITLSELQVNDLFKEISIQKQGMSLIINLYEQTIYTHDNRKKYLFKINDFYRNCMLNDIDDINLTLQYDVAIKKYEDNQPSYLK; translated from the coding sequence ATGTCTCAGTTTATTCAGCATACTGGTGTAGTTTTACCGCTCGACATTGCTGACGTCGACACTGATAACATAATTCCGAAACAATTTTTACAAACTATTACTCGTGTCAATTTTGGACTATACTTATTCTTCAATTGGCGCTTTCTTGAAAATACACCTAAAGTTTTAAATCCAAATTTTGTACTAAATAAACCATGTTATAAAAATGCTAGCATTTTACTAAGCCAAAGAAACTTTGGATGTGGGTCATCTCGTGAACATGCAGTATGGGCGCTTATAGATTATGGATTCAGAGTCATTATAGCACCAAGTTTTGCAGATATCTTTCATAAAAATAGTTTTAACAACCGATTATTACTTATAACCTTATCAGAACTACAAGTAAATGATTTATTTAAGGAAATTTCAATACAAAAACAAGGTATGTCTTTGATTATAAATTTATATGAACAAACCATTTATACACATGATAACAGAAAAAAATATTTATTTAAAATAAATGATTTTTATAGAAATTGCATGCTGAATGATATAGATGATATTAATTTGACTTTACAATATGATGTTGCTATTAAGAAATATGAAGACAATCAGCCATCATATTTAAAATAA
- the lptD gene encoding LPS assembly protein LptD: protein MIRNFISVNQPIYIQSDELYIYYYPKKIQFSGHVSIKQNNHILMSDKLVISHNEKNKGLYNTLYAYGHVKYNSDYVMLTGTHAWMNFYNKNIDIHKGTYCLLEPHIYGVANSIMQRGKNRYTIVKQGKCTSCILNDNYWNITGSEMIYDHHKRKIDIWNACLKIKKIPIFYTPYLSLSLRQNNILGHYIPSIRYSNKQGLGFKIPCPINFSKYYSGSITPCYTSNLGVKLETEIRYLVKPGTGLLILDIIGNEKIHNEKLDNNHCNSNWQLYWKHNGIMNKKWHFYSDYILTTKDFNNYIDDINVPANICSNNDYMNQKILCNYSDKNWNTSFTYFGVTNIKKTTSQSHYNYSATPQLELNTYYNNIKDKPFNLKLFSQLTQFIPVNYNFPKTIRIHTEPTLSWPINNCWGSFNTEAKLRMTHYQQKNINYYNKTRYMDYSLQKTVNRLIPQFKINGKMILKKKTYASKKYRSFLEPQFQYLYIPYRFQENIGIYDTNMIHIDHKNLFHDSIYSGLDRILPTNQITGDIAIRCFKKKNEFFYASIGQILNLAQFNTKCPRITKYKYYVPNIKLFSGTSRWNINNYWNTSTEIQYDMQYHTLSFGTIILEYIGKDNQILQTHYRYVNEKYLEKILPKINESTYCKTIAQLGILTCFPLFNNWKISCSHYHNIKTNQFIDQTIGIQYHTSCWGINISYERKIIDWINQSNHHIYDNKIRLDVKIYNSASDFKQHLNKMLNIGILPYQYIS from the coding sequence ATGATCAGAAATTTCATTTCTGTTAATCAACCTATCTATATTCAATCTGACGAATTATACATCTACTATTATCCTAAAAAAATTCAGTTTTCTGGACATGTTAGTATTAAACAAAATAATCATATCTTAATGTCTGATAAATTAGTAATATCACATAATGAAAAAAATAAAGGATTATATAATACTTTATATGCCTATGGTCATGTAAAGTATAATAGCGATTATGTTATGTTAACAGGCACTCATGCTTGGATGAATTTTTATAATAAAAATATAGACATTCATAAAGGCACATATTGTTTATTAGAACCACATATTTATGGTGTAGCAAATTCTATTATGCAACGAGGCAAAAATCGTTATACCATCGTTAAACAAGGAAAGTGCACTTCTTGTATTCTGAATGATAATTATTGGAATATAACAGGATCAGAAATGATATATGATCATCATAAACGCAAAATAGATATTTGGAATGCATGTCTTAAAATAAAAAAAATACCAATATTTTATACCCCTTATTTATCATTATCTTTAAGACAAAATAACATTTTAGGGCACTATATACCTAGTATTAGATATAGTAATAAACAAGGGTTAGGATTTAAAATACCTTGTCCTATTAATTTTTCAAAATATTATTCAGGAAGTATTACTCCATGTTATACATCTAACTTAGGAGTAAAATTAGAAACAGAAATACGTTATTTAGTTAAACCAGGAACTGGATTATTAATTTTAGATATCATAGGAAATGAGAAAATACATAATGAAAAATTGGATAATAATCATTGTAATAGTAATTGGCAACTATATTGGAAACACAACGGCATCATGAACAAAAAATGGCATTTTTATTCTGATTATATCTTAACTACTAAAGATTTTAATAATTATATTGATGATATTAATGTACCAGCAAATATATGTTCTAATAACGACTATATGAATCAAAAAATTTTATGTAATTACAGCGATAAAAATTGGAATACTAGTTTTACTTACTTTGGTGTTACAAATATAAAAAAAACGACGAGCCAAAGTCATTATAACTATAGTGCAACCCCTCAATTGGAATTAAATACTTATTACAATAATATTAAAGATAAACCATTTAATTTAAAATTATTCAGTCAATTAACTCAATTTATACCTGTAAATTACAATTTTCCAAAAACAATCAGAATACATACAGAACCAACTTTAAGTTGGCCAATAAATAATTGCTGGGGAAGCTTTAATACTGAAGCAAAATTAAGAATGACACATTATCAGCAAAAAAATATTAATTACTATAATAAAACACGGTACATGGATTATTCTTTGCAAAAAACCGTCAATCGCCTTATTCCACAATTTAAAATCAATGGGAAAATGATTCTTAAAAAAAAAACATATGCTTCTAAAAAATATAGAAGTTTCTTAGAACCACAATTTCAATATTTATATATACCGTATCGTTTTCAAGAAAACATCGGTATATATGATACTAATATGATTCATATAGATCATAAAAATTTATTTCATGATTCTATCTACAGTGGATTAGATCGTATTTTACCTACTAATCAAATTACAGGAGATATAGCAATACGATGTTTTAAGAAAAAAAATGAATTTTTTTACGCGTCTATAGGTCAAATACTGAATTTGGCACAATTTAATACCAAGTGTCCAAGAATAACTAAATATAAATATTATGTGCCCAATATTAAGTTATTTTCTGGAACAAGTCGTTGGAATATTAATAATTATTGGAATACAAGCACTGAAATACAATATGATATGCAGTACCATACCTTATCTTTTGGAACCATAATTTTGGAGTATATAGGAAAAGACAATCAAATACTACAAACACATTATCGCTATGTCAACGAGAAATATCTTGAAAAAATATTACCAAAAATTAATGAATCAACTTATTGTAAAACGATTGCTCAATTAGGTATCCTCACTTGCTTTCCATTATTTAATAATTGGAAAATAAGTTGTTCACATTACCATAATATAAAAACTAATCAATTTATTGATCAAACAATAGGGATACAATATCATACCTCATGTTGGGGGATTAATATATCTTATGAACGAAAGATTATTGATTGGATCAATCAATCGAATCATCATATATACGATAATAAAATACGATTAGATGTTAAAATATATAATTCTGCATCAGATTTTAAACAACATCTGAATAAGATGTTAAATATCGGCATATTACCATATCAATATATCTCTTAA
- the pdxA gene encoding 4-hydroxythreonine-4-phosphate dehydrogenase PdxA has protein sequence MIKTNKKFQRVIITTGEPSGIGPDIIIMSAQKKWPVELVVCADPNLLLDRANQINLPLKLRSYHAKKTAFPCIPGELSILEMSLPKKSVPGRLDVDNNDYVINTLKRASQGCLNKEFSALITGPVHKAILNKGNIAFCGHTEFLSHINKCKKTVMMLSNNNLRIALATTHIPISSVPKVITQKSLCDTISILAKGLNQYFGILCPKIYVCGLNPHAGESGYIGQEEIETIIPALNILKKNTDYEIIGPLSADTIFQSKYIQHADVILAMYHDQGLPILKYSGFGQSVNTTFGLPFIRTSVDHGTALELSGTGLALPNSMIMAITIAISMANKVHEKNILL, from the coding sequence ATGATTAAAACAAATAAAAAATTTCAACGAGTTATTATTACTACAGGAGAACCATCTGGTATCGGTCCTGATATAATAATCATGAGCGCACAAAAAAAATGGCCTGTAGAATTAGTTGTATGCGCAGATCCTAATTTATTATTAGATAGAGCAAATCAAATAAATTTGCCTTTAAAACTACGTTCTTATCATGCTAAAAAAACAGCGTTTCCTTGTATACCCGGAGAATTATCTATATTAGAAATGTCACTTCCAAAAAAATCCGTGCCTGGTCGATTAGATGTTGATAATAACGATTATGTTATTAATACTTTAAAAAGAGCATCACAAGGATGTTTAAATAAAGAATTTTCAGCATTAATTACTGGACCTGTACATAAAGCTATCCTGAATAAAGGAAATATAGCATTTTGTGGACATACTGAATTTTTATCTCACATAAACAAATGCAAGAAAACTGTCATGATGTTAAGTAATAATAACCTACGTATTGCATTAGCCACTACGCATATACCTATATCATCTGTTCCAAAAGTAATTACTCAAAAATCTCTTTGTGATACTATTTCTATTCTCGCTAAAGGGTTAAACCAATACTTCGGTATTCTATGTCCTAAGATTTATGTATGTGGTTTAAATCCTCATGCTGGAGAATCTGGGTATATAGGACAAGAAGAAATTGAAACTATTATACCTGCTCTAAATATTTTAAAAAAAAATACCGATTATGAAATAATAGGACCTTTATCAGCTGACACAATATTTCAATCAAAATATATACAACATGCAGACGTAATATTAGCTATGTATCATGATCAAGGATTACCTATATTGAAGTATTCTGGATTTGGTCAATCAGTAAATACTACTTTTGGATTACCTTTCATTAGAACTTCTGTAGATCACGGAACTGCTCTTGAATTATCTGGCACAGGATTAGCGCTACCTAATAGTATGATTATGGCTATCACAATTGCAATTAGTATGGCAAATAAAGTTCATGAAAAAAATATACTATTATAA
- a CDS encoding dihydrofolate reductase: MIISLIVALTTNHVIGKNNVIPWYFPIDIKWFKYHTFHKPVIMGRKTFESIGKKPLINRLNIVLSRNAIYNNYNDVFMVDNPDCALSLIKDTCEVMVIGGSTIYNIFLPYARRLYLTYVNNIIDIDGDSWFPDYDIKEWKSVFNSFYKINDGFFYYLNFKILERL; the protein is encoded by the coding sequence ATGATTATTAGCTTAATTGTTGCATTAACCACCAATCATGTAATTGGGAAAAATAATGTTATTCCTTGGTATTTTCCTATAGATATTAAGTGGTTTAAGTATCACACTTTTCATAAACCAGTTATTATGGGACGTAAAACATTTGAGTCAATAGGTAAAAAACCACTGATAAATAGGTTGAATATTGTTTTAAGTCGTAATGCAATATACAATAACTATAATGATGTTTTTATGGTAGACAATCCAGATTGTGCTTTATCTTTGATAAAAGATACATGCGAAGTTATGGTAATTGGAGGAAGCACAATATACAACATTTTTTTACCTTATGCGCGACGTTTGTACTTAACATATGTTAATAATATTATTGATATCGATGGTGATTCTTGGTTTCCTGATTATGATATAAAAGAGTGGAAATCTGTTTTTAATAGTTTTTATAAAATAAATGATGGATTTTTTTATTATTTAAATTTTAAAATTCTAGAACGTCTGTAA
- a CDS encoding symmetrical bis(5'-nucleosyl)-tetraphosphatase has protein sequence MSTYFIGDVHGCYKNLKTMLDLIHFDPNIDTLNLTGDVIARGPSSLEVLRLIHNFHSSARLVLGNHELHLLKTYFGMDQKNNKDYFNAILNAPDLEELIYWLRHQPILYIDENKKIIMTHAGISPNWDIRTAKKYAQEIEAILVSDYPYFIFKNIYKDVSDLHKIQINKKKLEQIQEHINVFTRMRYVYLNGKLDFKYKGAPNNAPKNIYPWFSLEKLIDPTYNIIFGHWATLKRIQVPAGVYGLDSGCCWGGTLTLLRWENKEKICIPCTPPA, from the coding sequence ATGTCTACTTATTTTATTGGAGACGTACATGGATGTTATAAAAACTTAAAAACTATGTTGGATCTTATACACTTTGATCCTAATATTGATACTTTAAATTTAACTGGGGATGTAATAGCAAGGGGACCTAGTTCATTAGAGGTATTACGTTTAATTCACAATTTTCATTCAAGCGCTCGTCTAGTATTAGGTAATCATGAGTTGCATTTGTTAAAAACATATTTTGGAATGGATCAAAAAAATAATAAAGATTACTTCAATGCAATATTAAATGCTCCAGATTTAGAAGAATTAATATATTGGCTACGACATCAACCTATACTATACATAGATGAAAATAAAAAAATAATAATGACACATGCAGGAATTAGTCCGAATTGGGATATTCGAACTGCTAAAAAATATGCCCAAGAAATAGAAGCAATTCTAGTTAGCGATTATCCTTATTTTATTTTCAAAAATATATATAAAGATGTATCTGATTTACATAAGATTCAGATAAACAAAAAAAAATTGGAACAAATACAAGAACATATTAATGTATTTACCCGAATGCGTTATGTTTATTTAAACGGAAAATTAGATTTTAAATATAAAGGAGCACCCAACAATGCTCCAAAAAATATTTATCCATGGTTTTCTTTGGAAAAATTAATCGATCCTACATATAACATAATTTTCGGACATTGGGCAACATTAAAAAGAATACAAGTTCCTGCTGGTGTCTATGGTTTAGATTCCGGATGTTGTTGGGGTGGTACACTTACTTTATTGCGATGGGAAAATAAAGAAAAAATCTGTATACCTTGTACTCCACCTGCTTAA
- the rsmA gene encoding 16S rRNA (adenine(1518)-N(6)/adenine(1519)-N(6))-dimethyltransferase RsmA has translation MKKIYYYKNHFIQKKWGQIFLIDQNIINAIVKSINPKKYQKLVEIGPGLGALTKQILNTIDNIDFLILIERDSNLVNRLIQIFNKKIKIFNQDAMTTNFFDLSNQVGQKLRLIGNLPYNIATKLIIYLFRYVNVIDDMHFMFQKEVGRRICAGPNNKEYGRLSIVTQYHYKIIPLFKIPATSFIPIPKVESLMIRFIPHTNNPYPIVDIKKLSLLTKLAFRHKRKTLRNSLSTFFNQTEIIQQGINPTLRAENITINQYCALAAILNDKKFNLK, from the coding sequence ATGAAAAAAATATACTATTATAAAAATCATTTTATACAAAAAAAATGGGGCCAAATCTTCCTTATCGATCAAAATATTATTAATGCTATTGTTAAATCTATTAATCCTAAAAAATATCAAAAATTAGTAGAAATTGGACCTGGATTAGGTGCATTAACCAAACAAATTTTAAATACTATAGATAATATTGATTTCTTAATATTAATAGAACGCGATTCTAATTTAGTTAATCGATTAATTCAGATATTTAATAAAAAAATTAAAATTTTTAATCAGGATGCAATGACAACAAATTTTTTTGATTTATCCAACCAAGTCGGACAAAAACTACGATTAATAGGAAATTTACCTTATAATATAGCTACAAAATTAATCATATATCTATTCAGGTATGTTAATGTAATCGATGACATGCATTTTATGTTTCAAAAAGAAGTAGGCAGACGAATTTGCGCTGGTCCTAATAACAAGGAATACGGGAGACTAAGCATAGTAACACAGTATCACTACAAAATTATCCCATTATTTAAAATACCTGCAACTTCCTTTATTCCTATTCCAAAAGTAGAATCTTTAATGATACGCTTCATTCCACACACGAATAATCCTTATCCTATAGTCGACATAAAAAAATTATCTTTACTTACAAAACTAGCATTTAGACACAAACGTAAAACTCTGCGTAACAGCTTATCTACATTTTTTAATCAAACAGAAATAATACAACAAGGAATTAATCCAACATTACGAGCAGAAAATATTACCATTAATCAATATTGTGCACTGGCAGCTATACTAAATGACAAAAAATTTAATTTAAAATAA
- the leuC gene encoding 3-isopropylmalate dehydratase large subunit translates to MGKSLYQKLYDMHIVYENKDDVPILYIDRHLLHEVTSPQAFEALRLKKRLVRQPDKTFATMDHNVPTTTKNINTSGNMAKAQLDRLAKNCKDFGIKLFDLDHPYQGIVHVLAPEQGITLPGMTIVCGDSHTATHGAFGALAFGIGTSEIEHVLATQTLKQIRYKSMQVNLLGVIAPQITAKDIILAIIGKIGHGGGSGHVVEFCGSVISCLTMEERMTLCNMAIEMGATSALIAPDKTTYNYLKNRKFSPTGKEWEQALLYWKTLYSDHDAYFDKTFNFDVSNVKPQITWGTNPSQVISIDQPIPSLESFIDPIERNSAERALTYMKLQPNTYLTDISIDKVFIGSCTNSRIEDLRSAAQIIKGRRISDSTQAIVVPGSKSVKKQAEKEGLDKIFIQAGFEWRLPGCSMCLAMNNDRLNIGERCASTSNRNFEGRQGRGSRTHLVSPAMAAAAAIAGHFVDIRK, encoded by the coding sequence ATGGGAAAATCCTTATACCAAAAATTATATGATATGCATATCGTATATGAAAATAAAGATGACGTTCCAATATTATATATTGATCGACATTTGTTACATGAAGTTACATCTCCACAAGCTTTTGAAGCACTGCGTTTAAAAAAACGTCTGGTTAGACAACCAGATAAAACATTTGCTACTATGGATCATAATGTTCCTACTACAACAAAAAATATTAATACTTCTGGAAATATGGCTAAAGCACAACTAGACAGATTGGCTAAAAATTGCAAAGATTTTGGAATTAAATTATTTGATTTGGATCATCCTTATCAAGGAATAGTTCATGTACTAGCTCCAGAGCAAGGAATTACATTACCTGGTATGACTATTGTATGTGGAGATTCTCATACTGCTACTCATGGAGCTTTTGGTGCGTTAGCATTTGGAATAGGAACCTCAGAGATAGAACATGTGTTAGCGACACAAACTTTAAAACAAATTCGATACAAATCTATGCAAGTGAATTTATTGGGTGTTATTGCTCCTCAGATTACAGCTAAAGATATAATTCTAGCAATTATTGGAAAAATTGGACATGGAGGAGGATCCGGTCATGTGGTAGAATTTTGTGGGTCTGTTATTAGTTGTTTAACTATGGAAGAACGTATGACTCTTTGCAATATGGCCATTGAAATGGGCGCAACTTCTGCTTTAATAGCACCAGATAAAACTACTTACAATTATTTAAAAAATCGTAAATTTTCTCCAACCGGAAAAGAATGGGAACAAGCATTGTTATATTGGAAAACATTATATTCTGACCATGATGCCTATTTTGATAAAACATTTAATTTTGATGTATCTAATGTTAAACCACAAATAACTTGGGGAACTAATCCTAGTCAAGTAATCTCTATTGATCAACCGATCCCATCTTTAGAGTCTTTTATAGATCCTATAGAGCGTAATTCTGCTGAACGAGCTTTAACTTATATGAAACTCCAGCCTAATACTTATTTAACAGATATTTCTATCGATAAAGTATTTATAGGATCGTGCACTAACTCACGTATTGAAGATTTGCGTTCAGCAGCACAAATCATTAAGGGACGTCGGATTTCCGATAGCACACAAGCAATAGTAGTACCTGGATCTAAATCAGTGAAAAAACAAGCAGAAAAAGAAGGATTGGATAAGATCTTTATACAAGCAGGATTTGAGTGGCGGTTACCTGGTTGTTCTATGTGTTTAGCTATGAATAATGATAGACTTAATATAGGCGAGCGTTGTGCTTCTACTAGTAATCGTAATTTCGAAGGGCGACAAGGGCGCGGGAGTCGTACTCATTTAGTAAGCCCAGCAATGGCAGCAGCGGCTGCCATTGCTGGGCATTTTGTAGATATCCGAAAATAA